Proteins found in one Enterococcus sp. 9D6_DIV0238 genomic segment:
- a CDS encoding DUF4311 domain-containing protein, with the protein MDVVVVLLKSLLIGGIVGFAAGAGAARMFHAPSTQGLGAFRTLGEMNACEGDAASHFSFGLGFFFNAWASTVGAGAFTQDVDHRVIPNWAAAALLVKNKNVAETMHNPKKMGISGALVGMVVVAFLNTTASAIPESLQVTAVAVLVPAANLLINTVMPVLFWLAAIDAGKRSGLWATIFGGLATMIMGNAVPGVVLGILIGKGVDEIGWNKVTKSMMAAVILLFVLSGFFRGFDLQMIESFRLQIPSWLQNMHDVFSVGN; encoded by the coding sequence ATGGATGTGGTAGTTGTTTTACTCAAATCATTATTGATTGGAGGAATTGTTGGTTTTGCAGCAGGTGCTGGCGCAGCAAGAATGTTTCATGCACCAAGTACACAAGGTTTAGGCGCATTTAGAACCCTAGGTGAAATGAATGCCTGTGAAGGAGATGCGGCCAGTCATTTTTCTTTTGGATTAGGCTTCTTCTTCAACGCTTGGGCATCAACTGTGGGTGCGGGAGCTTTTACCCAAGATGTGGATCACCGTGTTATTCCCAACTGGGCAGCAGCGGCATTATTGGTCAAAAATAAAAATGTCGCTGAAACAATGCATAACCCTAAGAAAATGGGGATTTCCGGTGCGCTTGTCGGAATGGTTGTTGTTGCATTTTTAAACACGACAGCTTCAGCAATCCCGGAATCATTACAAGTGACAGCGGTGGCTGTCTTGGTGCCTGCCGCAAATCTATTGATCAATACAGTGATGCCAGTGCTATTCTGGCTGGCTGCAATCGATGCCGGCAAACGTTCCGGACTTTGGGCAACGATTTTTGGAGGGCTAGCAACAATGATCATGGGCAATGCAGTTCCTGGTGTTGTTTTAGGGATCTTGATCGGTAAAGGTGTTGATGAAATCGGCTGGAACAAAGTAACGAAAAGCATGATGGCAGCAGTTATTTTATTATTTGTCTTAAGTGGCTTCTTCCGTGGCTTTGATTTACAGATGATCGAAAGCTTCCGTTTACAAATTCCGAGCTGGCTGCAAAACATGCATGATGTATTTAGTGTTGGCAATTAG
- a CDS encoding DUF4312 family protein produces the protein MEQVTIKKKQVIQVEGTGKEKNLAFANALNQIHNRVLKEKNDVIVRIEPLDITILKAEQETFTECFLFFFLPRTRADYRVLLDVTVEITLIEMETVPFIEKKVSDPNGLPLPFRKNKRMHKEAN, from the coding sequence ATGGAACAAGTAACAATAAAAAAGAAGCAGGTCATTCAAGTTGAAGGAACAGGTAAGGAAAAAAATCTAGCTTTTGCCAATGCGCTCAATCAAATCCATAATCGAGTCTTAAAAGAGAAAAATGATGTGATCGTACGGATCGAACCTCTGGATATCACTATCCTAAAAGCAGAGCAAGAAACTTTTACGGAATGCTTTCTATTTTTCTTCTTGCCGAGAACACGTGCAGATTATCGCGTATTGCTTGATGTTACAGTTGAAATTACGTTGATCGAAATGGAGACTGTTCCATTCATCGAAAAAAAAGTTTCAGACCCAAATGGTCTTCCTCTTCCCTTTAGAAAAAATAAGAGAATGCATAAGGAGGCAAATTAA
- a CDS encoding glycine-rich SFCGS family protein — translation MVTVVIADRLGKGQNVAKGVEAAGGKAVVVPGMGADMRLGDVMQQENADLGISFCGSGGAGALTAATKYGYPERHGMRSIDEGVTAINDGKTVLGFGFMDQEELGKRIVEAYMKKNA, via the coding sequence ATGGTAACAGTAGTAATCGCAGATCGTTTAGGAAAAGGCCAAAATGTTGCAAAAGGAGTGGAAGCAGCTGGCGGCAAAGCAGTTGTTGTACCTGGAATGGGTGCAGACATGCGCTTAGGTGATGTGATGCAGCAGGAAAATGCGGATCTTGGCATTTCATTTTGCGGAAGCGGCGGCGCTGGAGCATTGACTGCAGCGACAAAATATGGATATCCGGAACGCCATGGGATGCGTTCGATCGATGAAGGTGTTACAGCGATCAATGATGGAAAAACAGTTTTAGGCTTTGGTTTCATGGATCAAGAAGAATTGGGCAAACGTATCGTTGAAGCCTATATGAAGAAAAACGCTTAA
- a CDS encoding PRD domain-containing protein produces the protein MKGTDDAKKIIEESPYRVELDASLEKISELLEKQAIEPTDLQWTILINHVNEMIKRSKANEKMTGVDPAMFEEVSNEALEIADQVVQHIGNLPQDEMYVLSIHFESAKQNEA, from the coding sequence ATGAAGGGAACGGATGATGCAAAAAAAATAATTGAGGAAAGTCCATATAGGGTCGAATTGGACGCTTCACTTGAAAAAATTAGTGAGTTGTTGGAAAAACAAGCGATTGAACCAACTGATTTACAATGGACGATCTTGATCAATCATGTGAATGAAATGATCAAACGCTCTAAAGCAAATGAAAAAATGACGGGTGTCGATCCTGCGATGTTTGAAGAGGTATCAAACGAAGCGTTGGAGATTGCTGATCAAGTAGTTCAGCATATTGGTAATTTACCGCAGGACGAAATGTATGTATTATCCATCCATTTTGAATCTGCTAAGCAAAATGAAGCATAA
- a CDS encoding BglG family transcription antiterminator, which translates to MSLHLSKREIKILLMLLDLEESVTTKELADTFQVSVRSIKYDLDNVREWFKEQKVELHTRRNKGIWLDIPDSERLTLKNEIIEVERFETYPDQELRINQLIFRLLLAPAHLTSQQLSEEIQVSRNTIISDLDRVEELVLSYGLVLNRQSRQGFSIVGDESKIRLLMEYITQKEITEYDIYQIMSYFVQSGQQKKMQEVHVGVHTIFQSIYQVALKEMTNLIDPSLFDQFNYAEILSITLRVAIAASRMQLHHTVGGYKLLTNQKVLQQKQELPFLLMKKVFDHYELPLLADEYFYVYSDVFVANNRQDIVGLTEELIKDVSEEVNFPFYRDQQLFTNLFAHLSLRLTKKHLYINEYNPFVDDIKAKYPQLFSAIQLASQSDIVGSALLINDSFIAYIALHFLVAYEKNQHEINVVRIVYVCSTGLGVTSLIEQKILEEVANVEIAGFASVLNAVDVIEEKNPDLVLSIFPIEIMNRPFIKVNPLPTEADIHSIQEEVNKILTQTKSGKVPRLIPRHQVKEKQGIEAESRDILVRIYVIYEELLKAFAEKLTCEYREAFLLHVMLMVHRITFDSQYENEGNIVKETLLAQQELVGKIEQIFAKNDLMVNQAEITALLNYIREE; encoded by the coding sequence GTGTCTCTGCACTTATCAAAACGCGAAATAAAAATTTTACTGATGCTTTTAGATTTAGAAGAGAGTGTGACGACAAAAGAATTAGCAGATACCTTTCAAGTCAGTGTACGGTCGATCAAATATGATTTAGACAATGTTCGTGAGTGGTTTAAAGAGCAAAAGGTTGAACTACATACGCGTCGTAACAAAGGGATTTGGTTAGATATTCCAGATTCAGAACGTTTAACGTTGAAAAACGAAATCATTGAGGTCGAACGTTTTGAGACTTATCCAGACCAAGAATTAAGAATCAATCAATTGATTTTTCGCTTATTATTAGCCCCCGCACATCTGACATCTCAACAATTGTCAGAGGAGATTCAGGTGAGTCGAAATACGATCATTAGCGATTTAGATCGTGTAGAAGAATTGGTTCTTTCATACGGGCTTGTACTGAATAGGCAAAGCCGTCAAGGGTTTTCGATTGTCGGAGATGAAAGTAAGATTCGTTTGTTGATGGAATACATCACACAAAAAGAGATAACAGAATATGACATTTATCAAATCATGAGCTATTTTGTTCAATCTGGTCAGCAAAAAAAGATGCAGGAAGTTCATGTAGGTGTTCATACGATTTTTCAAAGTATCTACCAAGTCGCTTTGAAAGAAATGACGAATCTGATCGATCCTTCTTTATTCGATCAATTCAATTATGCTGAAATTCTTTCAATTACATTGCGAGTCGCAATCGCAGCATCACGTATGCAGCTGCATCATACAGTGGGCGGCTACAAATTGCTCACGAATCAAAAGGTGTTACAGCAAAAACAAGAGTTGCCGTTTTTACTGATGAAAAAAGTGTTTGATCATTATGAATTACCGTTGTTGGCAGATGAATATTTTTATGTTTACAGTGACGTTTTTGTAGCAAATAATCGGCAAGATATTGTTGGTTTGACTGAGGAATTGATCAAAGATGTGTCAGAAGAAGTCAATTTTCCTTTTTATCGAGATCAGCAGTTGTTCACAAACCTTTTTGCACATTTGTCCTTACGCTTAACGAAAAAACACCTCTACATCAATGAGTACAATCCTTTTGTTGATGACATCAAGGCTAAGTATCCGCAGCTGTTTTCAGCGATCCAACTTGCAAGTCAAAGTGACATTGTCGGTTCGGCATTACTGATCAATGACTCGTTTATCGCTTACATTGCGCTGCATTTTTTAGTAGCATATGAAAAAAATCAGCATGAAATCAATGTTGTCCGAATTGTTTATGTCTGTTCAACAGGTCTTGGTGTGACAAGCTTGATCGAACAAAAAATATTAGAAGAAGTGGCGAATGTCGAAATCGCTGGGTTTGCTTCTGTTTTGAATGCTGTAGACGTGATCGAGGAAAAAAATCCGGATCTCGTTTTAAGTATTTTCCCAATCGAGATCATGAATCGTCCTTTTATCAAAGTCAATCCATTACCGACAGAGGCGGATATCCATAGCATTCAAGAGGAAGTCAATAAAATATTGACACAGACAAAATCTGGAAAAGTTCCTCGTTTGATCCCACGTCATCAAGTGAAAGAAAAACAGGGAATAGAGGCGGAAAGCAGAGATATTTTAGTGCGGATATATGTCATTTATGAAGAATTGCTCAAAGCTTTTGCTGAAAAGCTGACTTGTGAGTATAGAGAAGCATTTTTACTTCATGTGATGTTGATGGTCCATCGTATTACCTTTGATAGTCAGTACGAGAATGAAGGGAATATAGTGAAAGAAACATTGTTGGCACAGCAGGAATTAGTCGGAAAAATCGAACAAATTTTTGCTAAAAACGATTTAATGGTTAATCAAGCAGAAATCACTGCTTTATTGAATTATATACGAGAGGAGTAG
- a CDS encoding Gfo/Idh/MocA family protein, translated as MRPIRYGILSTAQIVPRFVQGIRKSHQGEATAIASRSLTKAKKMATDLAIPKAYGSYEELYQDQEIDIIYVATYNKGHYESAKQVLLHGKHVLVEKPFTLDSKQAVELFELAEKNGCFLMEAQKAVFLPVTMQVKEAIEQQKIGRIQLLQSVTTYPSVDHISWFHSLTAGGGALHGSGSYPIQYMQFLLGQKITEYYGNATAEKGQTDDQANLSLKFQNQVLGNIFISVKVDIPSKMTIYGEKGRIEIPEFWKAREAMIYYNNGKQEKLTADFESEFEFEIDHVNSCLNQGMIESPIMTKEMTLQTVTLVDDLYTQWLKEGQIG; from the coding sequence ATGAGACCGATTCGTTATGGGATTTTAAGTACAGCTCAAATTGTGCCTCGTTTTGTTCAGGGAATCAGAAAAAGCCATCAAGGTGAAGCAACTGCGATTGCTTCAAGATCTTTGACAAAAGCAAAAAAAATGGCAACAGACTTAGCTATTCCAAAAGCTTATGGAAGTTATGAAGAATTGTATCAGGATCAAGAGATCGATATTATTTATGTAGCAACCTATAATAAAGGTCATTATGAAAGTGCAAAACAAGTATTGCTGCATGGTAAGCACGTGCTGGTGGAGAAACCTTTTACGCTCGATAGTAAGCAGGCAGTAGAACTTTTTGAGTTAGCAGAAAAGAATGGTTGTTTTTTGATGGAAGCTCAAAAAGCAGTATTTCTACCTGTCACTATGCAAGTCAAAGAGGCAATCGAGCAGCAGAAAATTGGACGTATTCAGCTATTACAGTCTGTAACGACCTATCCGAGTGTCGATCATATTTCATGGTTCCATTCTTTGACAGCAGGTGGCGGAGCGCTACATGGCTCAGGCAGTTACCCGATCCAGTATATGCAGTTTTTGTTGGGACAAAAGATTACGGAGTATTATGGAAACGCAACTGCTGAAAAAGGCCAAACAGATGATCAAGCAAATTTGAGCTTAAAATTTCAAAATCAAGTATTAGGGAATATTTTTATTTCTGTTAAAGTAGATATTCCGAGCAAAATGACGATTTATGGTGAAAAAGGCAGAATCGAAATTCCAGAGTTTTGGAAAGCACGTGAGGCGATGATTTATTACAATAATGGCAAACAGGAAAAGTTAACTGCTGATTTTGAAAGCGAATTTGAATTTGAGATCGATCATGTGAATAGCTGTTTGAACCAAGGGATGATTGAAAGTCCGATAATGACGAAAGAGATGACCCTTCAGACAGTTACTTTAGTAGATGATCTGTATACGCAATGGCTAAAAGAAGGTCAGATTGGCTGA
- a CDS encoding type II toxin-antitoxin system PemK/MazF family toxin, with translation MIRRGEIFYANLSPVIGSEQGGIRPVLIIQNNKGNLFSPTLIVAPITRNVNKKMQPTQVKVDIPHEDRMTPSLVLLEQIRTLDKERILHKICQLQDDDMLKVDQALKISIGIR, from the coding sequence ATGATACGAAGAGGAGAAATATTTTATGCGAATCTCTCACCTGTGATTGGTTCAGAGCAAGGCGGGATAAGACCTGTATTGATTATCCAAAATAATAAGGGAAATCTATTTAGTCCGACATTGATTGTTGCTCCGATCACGAGGAATGTGAATAAGAAAATGCAGCCGACACAGGTGAAAGTAGATATTCCGCATGAAGATCGGATGACGCCGTCTTTGGTATTACTAGAGCAAATCCGAACGCTGGATAAAGAACGAATTTTGCATAAAATTTGTCAGTTACAGGATGATGATATGCTGAAGGTCGATCAGGCGTTGAAAATCAGTATTGGTATTCGTTAA
- a CDS encoding PASTA domain-containing protein, whose translation MSDFLSNFNKDSYKETKEKKQQTKQEERIQKQESLPRNVVDKPTETFVEPANDFQAADEIIPTMSRSQVDSETQIDPTYHQKRKKKFILIGIGAIILLGVVYFTYYQMTHVKVPDFSGKDLAEARTWATENKVKIDVEQKYDKNVETNKVITQKSKKGSKIKKGSELKVTASLGADPEEKLTLPDFMTMKKSEAEQWIKKNHADNISLIDEYNETLEKGKSIRFEIVNKEVKKENYKRKDKANMYYSKGKETFEKNISVPDFTKKPKAEVESWAKTNEIKVTYEEASSAEIPAESIISQSIAKDQKIAKKDSMTVTVSLGKGYVVPNFSEYTQEEAGSAVEGLTVKAKTIFTANVPYGQLISQSVEAGTTLTSKDDLKVDVYYSAGQPYLKDLRNNTVEGDLQKYFYEEFQSKGANIRYTVRYVDSAEPKGTVVGVSAYNQYVPLEYTVGLDISLGNLAGAATPKANNSSGADSESDEEKEER comes from the coding sequence ATGAGTGATTTTTTATCAAATTTCAATAAAGACAGCTATAAGGAAACTAAAGAGAAGAAGCAACAGACAAAACAAGAAGAACGAATACAAAAGCAAGAATCGCTGCCGCGTAACGTGGTAGATAAGCCCACAGAAACATTTGTGGAGCCAGCCAATGATTTTCAAGCGGCCGATGAGATCATTCCAACCATGAGCAGAAGCCAAGTGGATTCTGAAACGCAGATCGATCCAACGTATCATCAAAAACGCAAAAAAAAGTTTATACTGATTGGAATCGGTGCAATCATTTTGTTAGGCGTTGTCTATTTCACTTATTATCAAATGACGCATGTTAAAGTACCAGATTTTTCTGGGAAAGACTTAGCTGAAGCACGAACATGGGCAACTGAAAATAAGGTAAAGATCGATGTTGAACAGAAATACGATAAGAATGTCGAGACGAATAAAGTGATTACACAAAAATCAAAAAAAGGCAGCAAGATCAAAAAAGGCTCTGAGCTAAAAGTCACAGCTAGTTTAGGTGCAGATCCGGAAGAAAAATTGACATTACCTGATTTTATGACGATGAAAAAATCAGAAGCAGAACAATGGATCAAAAAGAACCATGCAGATAATATTTCTCTGATCGACGAATACAATGAGACGTTGGAAAAAGGCAAATCGATTCGTTTTGAAATCGTCAATAAAGAAGTCAAGAAGGAAAACTATAAACGTAAAGATAAAGCAAATATGTATTATTCAAAAGGCAAAGAAACGTTTGAAAAGAATATTTCTGTTCCTGATTTCACCAAAAAGCCGAAAGCAGAAGTTGAGAGCTGGGCGAAGACCAATGAAATCAAGGTGACATACGAGGAGGCTAGTTCAGCAGAAATACCAGCGGAAAGTATTATCTCACAAAGTATTGCCAAAGATCAGAAGATAGCTAAAAAAGACAGCATGACTGTCACAGTTTCTTTAGGTAAAGGATATGTGGTACCGAATTTTTCTGAATATACACAGGAAGAAGCTGGTTCTGCTGTAGAAGGCTTGACTGTCAAGGCGAAAACGATTTTTACCGCGAATGTTCCTTATGGTCAACTGATTTCCCAAAGTGTTGAAGCTGGAACAACGTTGACTAGTAAAGATGATTTAAAGGTGGATGTGTATTACTCAGCAGGGCAGCCTTACTTGAAAGATTTGAGGAACAATACGGTCGAAGGAGATCTACAAAAATATTTCTATGAAGAATTTCAATCTAAAGGAGCGAATATTCGATATACTGTGAGATATGTAGATTCTGCTGAACCTAAAGGAACAGTTGTAGGGGTGAGCGCATATAATCAGTATGTTCCTTTGGAATATACTGTTGGACTTGATATTAGTTTAGGTAATTTGGCTGGAGCAGCTACTCCCAAAGCGAATAACTCTTCTGGAGCAGATTCTGAATCTGATGAAGAAAAGGAAGAACGCTGA
- a CDS encoding ABC transporter ATP-binding protein, protein MTILQAKNVSYFYQDGDKRRMILQDTSINFDQGQFYTILGQSGSGKTTFLSLISALDEPKSGEVLYKGQNIKEIGLEKYRRDDISIIFQSYNLVPYLTALENVLVAMSITDNDMPKDDREVAYNLLDYIGINKSKADRLVGQLSGGEQQRVAIARALATNVDIILADEPTGNLDEGMEQEIVDIFKDLAETHNKCVIVVTHSNEIANQSDKTYFLKQGELMLNE, encoded by the coding sequence ATGACAATTTTACAAGCAAAAAACGTGAGCTATTTTTATCAGGACGGGGACAAACGCCGGATGATTTTACAGGATACATCGATCAATTTTGATCAGGGACAATTTTACACCATCTTAGGGCAATCAGGGTCGGGAAAGACGACCTTTCTTTCTTTGATCAGTGCATTAGATGAACCTAAATCGGGTGAAGTACTGTATAAAGGGCAAAATATCAAGGAAATCGGTTTGGAAAAATACCGCAGAGATGACATTAGTATCATCTTTCAAAGCTACAATTTAGTGCCGTATCTGACTGCTTTAGAAAATGTCTTAGTTGCTATGTCGATCACAGATAATGATATGCCGAAGGATGATCGTGAGGTCGCGTATAATTTATTGGATTATATTGGGATCAATAAAAGTAAAGCGGATCGTTTAGTGGGACAGCTGTCAGGTGGAGAGCAGCAACGTGTGGCGATTGCCAGAGCTTTAGCGACAAATGTCGATATTATTCTTGCAGATGAACCTACCGGGAATTTGGATGAGGGAATGGAGCAGGAAATTGTCGATATTTTCAAAGATCTAGCTGAAACACATAATAAATGTGTGATCGTTGTTACCCACTCGAATGAAATTGCGAATCAATCAGATAAAACTTATTTTCTAAAGCAAGGTGAGTTGATGTTGAATGAGTGA
- a CDS encoding ABC transporter permease translates to MNYWNRALCSVTRRKGKSIILFAVIFILGNVIAGSIAIQQSSANVEKKIKNDLGAMVTVELDFDKMMEEGQSFSPGTLKEETIKQLGKSTYVKDFDYNVKTTLFVKKIKTYEQENSGVVSNMSNMLNLKGTNLLEPLDFKDKNVKLIEGRTFKQDEINNGKDVAIISKKVAEENGFNVGDKVVLDSSIVDYKADGSTEEVGSQDHPVEIIGIFEPASVEKKKSDDKEKQGVNEQFLETEQFNTVYMPNDAVKAISKVEFDKGKELLPDRYKNTDGSEATFEDTVQITPTYNLKSPEDVEAFKEEAKASIPEGYKLNASTDQYDQVGGTVKKMSKISGYVVVLAIGATLLIISLVVILFLRDRKHELGIYLSLGESRMKVMQQILIELLLISLVAMCLSLVTGNFLGKMVSESLVASDAFSQTESASTNGMMMMGGTTNMPNLTSEEVTGAYEVRFSFSYIITFLIAGLSTVLFSAVLPLTYVLRLNPKKIMM, encoded by the coding sequence ATGAATTATTGGAATCGGGCATTATGTAGTGTAACAAGAAGAAAAGGAAAATCGATTATTCTATTTGCTGTTATTTTCATTTTAGGAAATGTCATTGCGGGATCTATTGCGATCCAGCAATCTTCGGCAAATGTAGAAAAGAAAATCAAAAATGATCTAGGTGCGATGGTCACAGTTGAATTGGACTTTGACAAAATGATGGAAGAAGGACAGTCGTTTTCTCCAGGTACATTAAAAGAAGAAACCATTAAACAATTAGGAAAATCAACATACGTCAAGGATTTTGATTACAATGTGAAAACGACGTTGTTCGTAAAAAAAATCAAAACCTATGAACAGGAAAATTCTGGTGTAGTCAGTAATATGTCGAATATGCTGAATCTTAAAGGGACGAATTTATTAGAGCCATTGGATTTTAAAGATAAGAATGTGAAATTGATTGAAGGTAGAACCTTTAAGCAAGATGAAATCAACAATGGAAAAGACGTTGCAATTATTTCAAAGAAAGTCGCAGAAGAAAATGGGTTCAATGTTGGTGATAAAGTAGTTTTAGATAGCTCAATAGTCGATTATAAAGCTGACGGCTCAACAGAAGAAGTTGGGAGTCAAGACCATCCCGTTGAGATCATTGGTATTTTTGAACCTGCCAGTGTGGAAAAGAAAAAGTCAGATGACAAAGAAAAGCAAGGAGTCAATGAACAATTTTTAGAAACAGAACAATTCAATACAGTATATATGCCAAATGATGCTGTAAAAGCAATCAGTAAAGTTGAATTTGATAAAGGGAAAGAGTTATTGCCGGATCGTTATAAAAATACAGATGGCTCAGAGGCGACATTTGAAGATACTGTTCAAATCACACCTACGTATAACTTAAAATCTCCGGAAGATGTGGAAGCCTTTAAAGAAGAAGCTAAAGCGAGTATTCCTGAGGGCTACAAATTGAATGCCTCAACAGATCAATATGATCAAGTTGGCGGTACGGTCAAAAAGATGTCGAAAATTTCCGGTTACGTGGTTGTTTTAGCGATCGGTGCGACGTTATTGATCATTTCTTTAGTGGTCATTCTATTTTTACGTGATCGTAAACATGAGCTTGGTATTTATCTTTCTTTAGGAGAAAGCAGAATGAAGGTGATGCAGCAGATTTTGATCGAATTATTGCTGATCAGTCTAGTTGCAATGTGTTTGTCCTTAGTAACAGGGAATTTTCTTGGAAAAATGGTTTCAGAATCCTTAGTTGCCAGTGATGCTTTTTCACAAACTGAAAGCGCAAGTACGAATGGTATGATGATGATGGGCGGAACGACTAATATGCCGAATTTAACAAGTGAAGAAGTGACAGGAGCTTATGAAGTGAGATTTTCTTTTAGCTACATCATAACATTTTTGATTGCCGGATTAAGTACAGTTTTATTCTCTGCTGTTTTGCCTTTGACGTATGTTTTAAGGCTGAATCCAAAGAAAATCATGATGTAG
- a CDS encoding ATP-binding cassette domain-containing protein: MLKGITVDFSAGKVYGILGENNAEKTALLALLAGFGKISSGDILFKNQNFQKIDRDRYRRKEVGTVFQQYNLLSDASALTMFKLLSWRQVNDTEQFLKRLKEVGINEKQASKKIKKLSAADQQRVSLAKATLNDPEIILLDAPEKTLSELSLEAIMAYLCVYAKNENKCIIIGSQSQKIAAYVDELWGLNGGKLSFIKDNTEIDGM; this comes from the coding sequence ATGTTAAAAGGGATCACAGTGGATTTTTCAGCAGGAAAAGTTTATGGGATTTTAGGGGAAAATAATGCTGAAAAGACAGCTCTACTAGCTCTTTTAGCAGGATTCGGCAAAATTTCTAGCGGTGATATTCTGTTTAAAAATCAGAATTTTCAAAAAATAGACCGAGATCGTTACCGTAGAAAAGAAGTCGGCACAGTTTTTCAGCAATATAATCTACTTTCTGATGCGAGTGCACTAACGATGTTCAAGCTGCTGTCCTGGAGGCAAGTAAATGATACAGAACAGTTTCTTAAACGGCTAAAAGAAGTAGGAATAAATGAAAAACAAGCAAGTAAAAAAATCAAAAAACTGTCTGCCGCAGATCAGCAAAGAGTATCTTTAGCAAAAGCTACGTTGAATGATCCCGAAATCATTCTATTAGATGCTCCGGAAAAGACGCTAAGTGAGCTTTCTCTAGAGGCGATCATGGCTTATTTATGTGTATATGCAAAAAATGAAAACAAGTGCATCATCATTGGTTCGCAATCGCAAAAAATTGCAGCTTATGTAGATGAATTATGGGGGCTGAATGGTGGGAAGCTATCATTTATCAAGGACAATACGGAAATTGACGGGATGTAA
- a CDS encoding ABC transporter permease — protein sequence MLVLKHALLNVKRHCWQHMLIGSLLLFLIFIALSAGLIFTSTKKFAEGYAQHFTPIVTILPTDLNAAHEEKLTKEEYLKLGQSDSIDQTKVVGNIQVSFEHLKPLDEKGQLQMETFDSAANQMTQEIMGIMQGLDKEGLVQELFQRNQEVITGTANLGLNECLISHDLAELNDLQVGDTIQISTTVDGQKEKKRLTIAGTYRSKKRAGTTTTSGWGIFQENDIFTNWDTVEGMKNFEQLGYITASYKFKDVKSSQTFLKKMKSMDSLKNYYVMTNDTNKKLLLSPVNSMKILSGSLFLGSLIFGVVGLTLFSASRFKQSQIEIYLLKNAGIANRELIMSRFVELLFVAAVSIVVSFGSVVFAVQTIADWQLNSQKNMIGDFEQISNAMINESLTSINSVPIEINGSALLLLLVITSLFIVSISLIDSYKIVKFDPIEFLLERNLDE from the coding sequence ATGCTCGTCTTAAAACATGCGCTTTTAAATGTAAAAAGACATTGCTGGCAGCACATGTTGATTGGAAGTTTATTGCTGTTTTTAATTTTTATAGCTTTATCAGCGGGACTCATTTTTACTTCAACCAAGAAATTTGCAGAAGGATACGCACAGCATTTTACACCAATCGTAACGATTTTGCCGACAGATTTAAATGCAGCGCATGAAGAAAAACTAACAAAAGAGGAATATCTTAAATTAGGTCAATCAGATTCTATCGATCAAACAAAGGTAGTAGGGAATATACAAGTCTCATTCGAACACTTAAAACCTCTTGATGAAAAAGGGCAACTCCAGATGGAAACTTTTGATAGTGCTGCAAATCAAATGACACAGGAAATCATGGGTATCATGCAGGGCTTGGATAAAGAAGGACTTGTACAGGAACTTTTTCAGCGTAATCAGGAAGTCATCACTGGAACAGCGAATCTTGGCTTGAATGAATGCTTGATCAGTCATGACTTGGCTGAATTAAATGATCTACAGGTTGGCGATACGATTCAGATATCGACGACAGTTGATGGTCAGAAAGAAAAGAAGCGGTTGACTATCGCGGGAACCTACCGATCAAAAAAGAGAGCTGGGACAACAACGACTTCTGGATGGGGGATATTTCAAGAAAATGATATTTTTACCAACTGGGATACCGTTGAAGGGATGAAAAACTTCGAACAATTAGGCTATATCACAGCTTCTTATAAGTTTAAAGATGTAAAAAGCAGTCAAACATTCTTGAAAAAAATGAAAAGTATGGATAGTCTGAAAAATTACTATGTCATGACCAACGATACGAATAAAAAGTTGTTGCTAAGTCCAGTAAACAGCATGAAGATTTTGTCGGGGAGTCTATTTTTAGGTAGTTTGATTTTTGGAGTAGTGGGACTTACATTATTTTCAGCTAGTCGGTTCAAACAGTCACAAATAGAAATCTATTTATTAAAAAATGCTGGTATTGCAAATAGAGAATTGATAATGAGTAGGTTTGTTGAATTGCTTTTCGTGGCAGCGGTGAGTATTGTGGTAAGTTTTGGATCAGTTGTCTTTGCAGTTCAAACGATTGCAGATTGGCAGCTGAATAGTCAAAAAAATATGATTGGAGATTTTGAACAGATTTCAAATGCGATGATCAATGAATCTTTGACATCTATCAACTCAGTTCCAATTGAGATCAATGGGAGCGCTCTCCTACTGCTTTTAGTGATCACCAGTCTATTCATCGTAAGTATTAGTTTGATCGACAGCTATAAGATCGTTAAATTTGACCCAATAGAGTTTTTGTTAGAAAGGAATTTAGACGAGTGA